The Asterias rubens chromosome 14, eAstRub1.3, whole genome shotgun sequence DNA segment GAGCTCACGGCCCTGTTGACTTTGTTGAGATACAAGGAAGTGCCTACTATGATAACAACTTGGACACTTCTTCATTTTCACTACCCAGCACTAGCAGTTGTTTGGAGTTGTATCAAGCTGGTTACCGCATCAATGGTGTGTACACAATCTTTCCTACAAGTCTGACTGATGGCTTACAGGTttactgtgatatggagacagatGGAGGAGGCTGGATGGTGTTCCAGAGGAGACAAGATGGCTCTGTTGACTTTTATCGTAACTGGGCCGAATACCAATCTGGGTTTGGTGATCTGCAAAATGAGTTCTGGTTGGGGAATGATATCCTGCGTGACCTTACTGGATCGGGTCAATGGCGACTCAGAGTAGATTTGGAAGATTGGAAGTCCAATAAATCTTGGTCTTCTTATGGTGAGTTCAGTGTTACAGGTGACAAGTACACTCTCCATGTTGGTTCATATGATGCTCAGAGTCCAGCAGGTGATTCAATGCCATGGCATGATGGCCAATCATTCTCAACAAAGGATCAGAACAATGATCCAAGGTCTGGTTACAATTGTGCCAAGCTATATGAAGGTGCCTGGTGGTTTAATACTTGCTTTCAAGCTCATCTGAACGGTAAATACTATCCACAGGGAGAGGTGTCATATCCACAGGGAATACAATGGTCCAAGTGGAAAGGACATCGCTACTCCCTGAAGAAATGCAGCATGAAAATACGGCAAGTTTTGTAACTATCAACTCATTGACCAGGGACAGGGAATAAAATGGAATGACTGGAGTGGGGATTATTAATTACTCCCTCAAATAATGCAGCATGAAAATACGACAACTTAAACTCTAACCCTGGGTTTGCGGAACAAGAATGATCGACTTGTTGAACAGGATTGACTTGTTCATCAGAGTTAGTCGAACTATGGTTAACTATAGTCGttgatcgaacttgctcattATTTCCATGAAAGTTGGATTTACAGAGCTAATCTGCGGCCACCTTGTGTCACAAAGTCTCCAACTGTCTAGTAGTTTGAAGAATTTCAtgtgtattgaccccttgcacgagcgtcacacgcggcgactgatgccaccatgttggtggtcaataggcttacgtgtaaacgccgcgtcaccataagatgcgcacttcactgaataacacacgttgacattgaccaccaaaatggcgcatccaagattattctgatgatgacgtcaggtgaaatgggtcaatacaatttttttgcttatacGAAATTGTAAAGGAAAGAGTACTTGACGGTAAATATTAATAAAGGAAGAGTTTCAAAAGCAAAGATTtctatattattaattttttgtactCTTCTTTGTTcctacccagtcagtttccccccgaggtttatattgatatctgaaacaaaaagttgtatccccttaaggtgatcccgcCCCTGccctgccacttcccaggttgtgtcGTAATTTGGCTGtggtccctggctacacagcacggttttatggcttttgactggatctccgaacaaagatattgacaaaatagggacaccgcaaCAAGATGGCTTAAAATTTTTGAGAACTTTCCACTCTATGACCCTACTAGCTATtaaaggttagggttagggttagggttagggtgaggGTTAGGGGCTAAAGGATAATATTATTCCAAGTAAAGATAGTTTGATGttagtcaataaataaatagtggcTTCTGATATAGCGCTCCCCGCAGGATTCACGGTGAGGCAGATCCCAGCCCAATCCTGCCGGGAATCCTTCTAAAATTGGCTCAAGGGAAGTGCCTTGGTTAAGGACACTGTAAGTGTCATGACCATGGCTAATTACAACCATACTCTGCTGACCCTAAACCCTAAAGTTTGTCCAGTGCCCTTGACTGTTCGGCtaacccgagtgagcaccgcggggtagacccagggaagctaaacgaacgcacccataatacaTCCTATTCATCAGCGGATGTAtactttgaattgtttgagTCATTAAATTTAATGGATGGGGATGCAGTAAATCTGCCTGGGGTAGTCTGCAACCCAACTGGTTTGTTCACAATCCAATTAAGTCCGCTATTTGAAAAAGGAATTAAATGGAGATAAACAGATTGTCATATTAAAAGCTCCTCTTTCTTTAATTGAGCTTTCCGGTAATGAGGAATACAAAGTCCATCAAGCGTTACCAATATTCcaatggttttaaaggcactggacactattggtaattacaaaaaccttacttggtaacgagcaatggagagctgttgatagtataaaacattttgagaaacggatCCTGAAGTAcatatgtagttttcgagaaagaagtaatttttcacaaaaagatttgaattgaatcgacacctcagctgaggtcctGAATTCAAGgtatctcaaagcacacaacttgtgagggtgagggtgttttttctttcattattctctcgcaacttcgatgaccaattgagtcaagggttgttattttatgcatgttgagatacatcaagtggtATTTGACTTAAACGTgtctgtgcctttaaaggcactgtacatgtttggtaattgtcaaagaccagtgttctcacttggtgtgtccaatcataaccataaaaaaacaaacctgtgaaaatttgggctcaattggtcatcgaatttgcgagaaaatgatgaaagaagaaacacccttgttggactttgtgtgctttcagataggaagaaattacctctttttcaaaaactacaatacttcagagggagccgtttctcacaatgttttatactatcaacagctctccaatgcctgataccaagtcagtttttaagttagcatttgttttgagtaattaccaaacatgtaccttccctttaatgcagATGTCATCAATCGATTTGCTAGTTGCTTGTCTCTCGTTAGATTAATTAGATGCCAGAGACCAATTTTAATTAATTGCCGGAGATTGTTCAGGTGATTAATATAGCTTCACACAGGACAAATTTTACTCcccacaatttatttatttacctgtTATCATGAGTACCCTTAAGTTACCAATTGTGACAACATTGACGTACACTGTACATTCCCACAAAAAACTCCACTGATCCTCATCTCTTCAGCAAAAGAAAACGTACGGAAGGACTTAGTTAAGACATAGCAGGCCGAGTAGAAGGTTGACTGAAATCTAACTCTTCGATTCTGTTTTATATATGCATTAAACAGACTTAAACTACAGCTTCATCATGATAGTTATCATCACGTCCCTGTTTTTGACGTTCATGGCACAAACCTGTAAGAGTGAGACTCAGAAAGTAACTAAGGATTTCTACTTGGCTGAAAACCGAGCCTTACTGAATCATGTGTTTGAATGGAAGACTGTATCTTCACCTGTGATCTGTGGACGAGACTGCTCTATGGATCCACAGTGTGCATCATTCAACTATCACATCATAAGAGGTATCTGTGTGTTGAATGATGCCAGCAGAGCTCACGGCCCTGATGACTTTGTTGAGATACAAGGAAGTGCCTACTATGATGACAACTTGGACACTTCTTCGTATCACTACCCAGCACTAGCAGTTGTTTGGAGTTGTATCAAGCTGGTTACCGCATCAATGGTGTGTACACAATCTTTCCTACAAGTCTGACTGATGGCTTACAGGTttactgtgatatggagacagatGGAGGAGGCTGGATCGTGTTCCAGAGGAGACAAGATGGCTCTGTTGACTTTTATCGTAACTGGGCCGAATACCAATCTGGGTTTGGTGATCTGCAAAATGAGTTCTGGTTAGGGAATGATATCCTGCGTGACCTTACTGGATCAGGTCAATGGCGACTCAGAGTAGATATGGAAGATTGGAAGTCCAATAAATCTTGGTCTTCTTATGGTGAGTTTGCTGTTACAGGTGACAAGTACACTCTCCAGGTTGGTTCATATGATGCTCAGAGTACAGCAGGTGATTCAATGGCATGGCATGATGGTAAATCATTCACAACAAAGGATCAGGACAATGATGCAAAGACTAATGGCAATTGTGCCAAGCTATATGAAGGTGCCTGGTGGTTTCATTACTGCTTTACTGCTCATCTGAACGGTAAATACTATCCACAGGGAGAGGTGTCATATGCACAGGGAATACAATGGTCCAAGTGGAAAGGACATCGCTACTCCCTGAAGAAATGCAGCATGAAAATACGGCAAGTTTTGTAACTATCAACTCATTGACCAGAGACAGGGAATAAAATGGAATGACTGGAGTGGGGATTATTAATTACTCCCTCAAATAATGCAGCATGAAAATACGACAACTTAAACTCTAACCTTGGGGTGTACGGGACAAGAATGATTGACTTGTTGAACTGGATTGACTTGTTCATCAGAGTTAGTCGAACTATGGTTAACTATAGTCGttgatcgaacttgctcattATTTCCATGAAAGTTGGATTTACAGAGctaatctgctgccaccttgtgtcACAAAGTCTCCAACTGTCTAGTAGTTTGAAGAATTTCAtgtgtattgaccccttgcacgagcgtcacacgcggcgactgatgccaccatgttggtggtcaataggcttacgtgtaaacgccgcgtcaccataagatgcgcacttcactgaataacacacgctgacattgaccaccaaaatggcgcatccaagattattctgatgatgacgtcaggtgaaatgggtcaatacaatttttttgcttatacGAAATTGTAAAGGAAAGAGTACTTGAAGGTAAATATTAATAAAGAAAGAGTTTCAAAAGCAAAGATTtctatattattaattttttgcacTGTTCTTTGTTcctacccagtcagtttcccccccgaggtttatattgatatctgaaacaaaaagttgtatccccttaaggtgatcccgcCCCTGccctgccacttcccaggttgtgtcGTAATTTGGCTGtggtccctggctacacagcacggttttatggcttttgactggatctccgaacaaagatattgacaaaatagggacaccgcaaCAAGATGGCttaaagtttttgagaactttCCATTCTATGACCCTACTAGCtattaaaggctgtggacaccattggtaattgccacagactagtcttcacagttggtgtatttcaacatacaggtatgtataaaataacaaaccgtgaaaatttgagctcaatacgtcgtcgaagttgcgagataactatgaaagaaaaaaacacccttgtcacacgaagttgtgtgcttttagatgcttgatttcaagaactcaaattctaaacctgaggtctcgaaatcatattcgtggacaattacttctttcttgaaaactacgtcacttcagagggagccgtttctcacaatgttttatactatcaacctctccccattactcattaccaagtgaggtgttatgataataattattttgagcaataaccaatagtgtccactgcctttaagctggtTATTCATCAATGGTTTATGTACCATCTTTCCTACAAGTCTTACTAATGGGTTACAGGTttactgtgatatggagacagatGGAGGAGGCTTGATCGAGTTCCAGAGAAGACAAAACAGCTCAAAATTTTTGAGAACTTTCCATTCTATGAACCTACTAGCTATTAAGCTGGTTACCGCATCAATGGTTTATGTACCATCTTTCCTACAAGTCTGACTGATGGGTTACAGGTTTACTGGATGATATGAAGACATTTGGAGGAGGCTGGATCGTATCCCAGAGGAGACAAGACGGCTCTAAATTTTTGAGAACCTTCCATTCTATGACCCTACTATAGCTATTAAGCTGGTTACCGCAGCAAAGGTTTATACTCAATCTTTCCTACACAGACTAATGGGTTCCAGGTTTAGTGTGATATGGAGACAGCTGGAGGAGGCTGGATCGTGTTCCAGAGGAGACAAGATGGCTCTAAATTTTGGAGAACTTTCCACTCTATGACCTTACCATGCCTACTAACGATTAAGCTGGTTACCGCATCAAAGGTTTATACTCCATCTTTCCTACAAGTCTGACTGGTGGGTTACAGGCttactgtgatatggagacagatGGAGGAGGCTGGATCAAGTCTCAAGCGACAAAATGGTTCTAATGTTTGTACAGTTGGGGTGACTGATCTATTTATGTTGCGGCCACTAGGatatggaacaatcttccttACATACAGCATCAGACAATCACCTACAATACAGACTTTTAATACCTCACTCAAAtctcacctgggcccaatttcatagagctgtgaagcacaaaaattagcttagcatgaaatttcttccttgatgaaaacatggttaccaaccaaacttccctgtgattttcaggataagcaaacaaccgctgaataccagtatcaagcgatatgcaacaaatggaaatttggttggtaatcctgttttcatcaaggaagaaatttcatgcttagcaaaattttgcgcttagcagctctatgaaattgggccctgtttacaAGAGCCCACTGTATGGCGCCATAAGCAATGATCGTTTCAATACAGCGTAATATATAAATGTTACGATTGATCAAATagacaaatatttggtttgcggtaacgccatgtgtgtatctacttgccaagtagagttctttagagaactggcATGCTATATATTTTACCattgcggagtagattttttttttcgggagacttcttagtttttctgaaaagaactgtcctgctttttggACACTAcctggaggggggggggggataaaagATCGGCAGGAACTATTACCTTAGGTTATGATCGTTTtaaactgcactaccgcagagtgtgtttttaaattggtctcaacgtctCAATGACTGAGTagaatttaaaacatttaaaaatgaaatgaatttaGACTTACTTCTTGCC contains these protein-coding regions:
- the LOC117299262 gene encoding ryncolin-1-like; translated protein: MIVIITSLFLTFMAQTCKSETQKVTKDFYLAENRALLNHVFEWKTVSSPVICGRDCSMDPQCASFNYHIIRGICVLNDASRAHGPVDFVEIQGSAYYDNNLDTSSFSLPSTSSCLELYQAGYRINGVYTIFPTSLTDGLQVYCDMETDGGGWMVFQRRQDGSVDFYRNWAEYQSGFGDLQNEFWLGNDILRDLTGSGQWRLRVDLEDWKSNKSWSSYGEFSVTGDKYTLHVGSYDAQSPAGDSMPWHDGQSFSTKDQNNDPRSGYNCAKLYEGAWWFNTCFQAHLNGKYYPQGEVSYPQGIQWSKWKGHRYSLKKCSMKIRQVL